Proteins from a single region of Starkeya sp. ORNL1:
- a CDS encoding fumarylacetoacetate hydrolase family protein → MHLASFRSRDGGVPTVGVVEGTEVIAVRDLVRDAPGDMIGLIEQWPALKDRIAAALPGAPASVRQPLASVSLLPPVPQPGKILCVGLNYALHAKEGGNPIPDYPAFFIRVQSSLVAPGAPVLRPRVSEKLDYECELTIVIGRTAHDVAEADALDYVFGYTLMNDVSVRDYQRKSTQWTAGKNFDATGPLGPVIATADALPPGAHGLGIRTRLNGKVMQESDTSDMIFSVARTVSLLSEVMTLEPGDVIATGTPSGVGYARTPPVWMKAGDIVEVEVDGIGTLSNPIADA, encoded by the coding sequence ATGCATCTAGCCAGTTTCCGCAGCCGCGACGGCGGCGTCCCCACCGTCGGCGTCGTGGAGGGCACCGAGGTGATCGCGGTCCGCGATCTCGTGCGCGATGCGCCCGGCGACATGATCGGCCTCATCGAGCAATGGCCGGCGCTGAAGGACAGGATCGCCGCCGCGCTGCCGGGAGCGCCCGCCTCGGTGCGCCAGCCGCTCGCCTCGGTCAGCCTGCTGCCGCCGGTGCCGCAGCCCGGCAAGATCCTCTGCGTCGGGCTCAATTACGCGCTGCACGCCAAGGAAGGCGGCAATCCGATCCCCGACTATCCGGCCTTCTTCATCCGCGTGCAGTCTTCGCTGGTCGCGCCCGGCGCGCCGGTGCTGCGCCCGCGCGTCTCGGAGAAGTTGGACTACGAGTGCGAGCTCACCATCGTCATCGGCCGCACCGCGCACGACGTCGCCGAGGCCGACGCGCTGGACTACGTGTTCGGCTACACCCTCATGAACGATGTTTCGGTGCGCGACTATCAGCGCAAGTCGACGCAGTGGACCGCCGGCAAGAATTTCGACGCCACCGGCCCGCTCGGCCCGGTGATCGCCACTGCCGACGCCCTGCCGCCCGGCGCCCACGGCCTCGGCATCCGCACCCGGCTCAATGGCAAGGTCATGCAGGAGAGCGACACCTCCGACATGATCTTCAGCGTCGCCCGCACCGTCTCGCTGCTCTCCGAGGTCATGACGCTGGAGCCCGGCGACGTGATCGCCACCGGCACGCCCTCCGGCGTCGGCTATGCCCGCACGCCGCCGGTGTGGATGAAGGCCGGCGACATCGTCGAGGTTGAGGTCGACGGCATCGGCACGCTGAGCAACCCGATCGCCGACGCTTGA
- a CDS encoding sugar phosphate isomerase/epimerase yields the protein MSDAFRLALHSWTTDTTPLPAVLDAARVAGFDAVELRRLDFVRCFEAGQSRDDVVETIRTGGIPLGILGTEYGWFFVEGEEQRRLFDVLRETCEIAVELGCDMLMSAPGQVTGTVAQAIAATKIAGDIVGEYGLRLALEFNSQHPVVNNTNVLREIVAGAGHAHCGLLLDAYHLQRGPGIAAGLAGVRGEEIFVFQYSDVPPVPEAGVRRPVDRLPPGDGVVDWDELFGRLRDMDYRGYLSYEAPNPVLWERPAVEVAIEGVARTRALLAGVPFPTIDSSAERSSKDVQRHPG from the coding sequence TTGAGTGACGCGTTCCGATTGGCATTGCATAGCTGGACCACCGATACGACCCCGTTGCCGGCGGTGCTCGATGCCGCGCGCGTAGCCGGCTTCGATGCGGTCGAACTGCGCCGGCTCGATTTCGTCCGCTGCTTCGAAGCGGGCCAGAGCCGCGACGACGTGGTCGAGACGATACGCACAGGTGGCATCCCGCTCGGCATCCTCGGCACCGAATATGGCTGGTTCTTCGTCGAGGGCGAGGAGCAGCGCCGGCTGTTCGACGTGCTGCGCGAGACCTGCGAGATTGCGGTCGAACTCGGCTGCGACATGCTCATGAGCGCGCCCGGCCAGGTCACCGGCACGGTGGCGCAGGCCATCGCGGCAACGAAGATTGCCGGCGACATCGTCGGCGAATATGGGCTGCGCCTTGCTCTGGAGTTCAATTCCCAGCACCCGGTGGTCAACAACACCAATGTGCTGCGCGAGATCGTGGCCGGCGCCGGGCATGCGCATTGCGGCCTGTTGCTCGATGCCTACCATCTGCAGCGCGGGCCGGGGATCGCGGCGGGCCTTGCCGGCGTGCGCGGCGAGGAGATCTTCGTCTTCCAGTACAGCGATGTCCCGCCGGTTCCCGAGGCTGGCGTGCGCCGCCCGGTCGATCGCCTGCCGCCCGGCGACGGCGTGGTCGACTGGGACGAATTGTTCGGCCGGCTGCGTGACATGGACTATCGCGGCTATCTCTCCTACGAGGCGCCGAACCCGGTACTGTGGGAGCGCCCGGCCGTCGAGGTCGCCATCGAGGGCGTCGCCCGGACGCGCGCGCTGCTGGCCGGGGTGCCGTTTCCCACCATCGATTCATCTGCCGAGCGGAGCAGCAAAGATGTCCAACGTCACCCTGGCTGA
- a CDS encoding heme-binding protein, with product MSNVTLAEADTIIASALAKARENSFEPLTVVVLDAGGHLVAAKREDDSGILRYEIAFGKAYGALGFGFGSRTLAGRAAKVPMFFTAVSAAAEGRIVPVPGGVLVRNAAGRVVGAVGISGDTGDNDEAAALRGIEAAGLTADPGA from the coding sequence ATGTCCAACGTCACCCTGGCTGAGGCCGACACCATCATCGCTTCGGCCCTGGCCAAGGCCCGCGAGAACTCTTTCGAGCCGTTGACCGTGGTGGTGCTGGATGCCGGCGGCCATCTCGTCGCCGCCAAGCGCGAGGATGACAGCGGGATCCTGCGCTACGAGATCGCCTTCGGCAAAGCCTATGGCGCGCTTGGCTTCGGCTTCGGCTCGCGCACGCTGGCCGGCCGTGCCGCTAAGGTGCCGATGTTCTTCACCGCGGTCTCTGCCGCCGCCGAGGGCCGCATCGTGCCGGTGCCCGGTGGGGTCCTGGTCCGCAATGCGGCGGGGCGCGTCGTCGGTGCGGTCGGCATTTCCGGCGACACCGGGGACAATGACGAGGCCGCCGCGCTGCGCGGCATCGAGGCCGCCGGGCTGACCGCCGATCCCGGGGCGTGA
- a CDS encoding FCD domain-containing protein, whose translation MTMSAEPLSSKPSPRPNGDTLLRLRAYLGEQALGLNDRLPPERELSALLGVTRAELRKAMGVLESEGQVWRHVGRGTFIGARPVLNLDDVQFLSSITSAVQIMEARLAIEPELARLAAVHGVRSDFAELRLCNRRCREAKSWGMYESWDNRLHYAIAAASKNKLLMTLFETLNAVRRSLVWQTLRTDVTPPADHVSFLEHDVVCEAIIRHDTNAAAEHMRAHLVSIRSRLLAGPTEGPVRA comes from the coding sequence ATGACCATGTCCGCCGAGCCGCTTTCTTCAAAGCCTTCCCCTCGTCCGAACGGCGACACGCTGCTGCGCCTGCGCGCCTATCTCGGCGAACAGGCGCTGGGCCTGAACGACCGCCTGCCGCCCGAGCGCGAGTTGAGCGCGTTGCTCGGCGTCACCCGCGCGGAATTGCGCAAGGCGATGGGCGTGCTGGAATCGGAAGGCCAGGTGTGGCGCCATGTCGGCCGCGGCACCTTCATCGGCGCCCGGCCCGTGCTGAACCTCGACGACGTGCAGTTCCTCTCGAGCATCACCAGCGCGGTGCAGATCATGGAGGCGCGGCTCGCCATCGAACCCGAGCTGGCGCGCCTCGCCGCCGTCCATGGCGTGCGCTCGGACTTCGCGGAACTGCGCCTGTGCAACCGGCGCTGCCGCGAGGCCAAGAGCTGGGGCATGTATGAATCCTGGGACAATCGCCTGCATTACGCGATTGCCGCTGCGAGCAAGAACAAGCTCCTGATGACGCTGTTCGAAACGCTGAACGCGGTGCGCCGCTCACTGGTGTGGCAGACGCTGCGCACCGACGTCACGCCGCCGGCCGACCATGTCAGCTTCCTCGAGCACGACGTGGTGTGCGAGGCGATCATCCGCCACGACACCAATGCGGCGGCCGAGCACATGCGCGCGCATCTGGTCTCGATCCGCTCCCGCCTGCTCGCCGGCCCGACCGAGGGGCCGGTGCGGGCGTAA
- a CDS encoding ABC transporter substrate-binding protein, which translates to MTKLRLSLACTQTDRAAPLLDGRIAIEGCEIIPLPGQTQDIFRRTLSEQAFDIAELSMSSHIVQCGRGVQDYVGVPVFLSRAFRHASLYIRTDRGIASPADLAGRTIGIEQFQQTVGLWLRGILADQYGVRTQDVNWRTGGLDAPGGGERLALSLPPDIRLEPIAKGDTLNAMLADGRLDAVIATRPPSCFMAGSANVARMFPDYRAAEIDYFRASGMFPIMHGVVVRRSLVDQNPWLPAEVFRAFAKAKAYALNELTLMNVARVSLAWIAEDAAATRAILGKQMWAYGLEESRHELSAMLRYAANDGLTAGEIAPEALFHPSTHKLRDEA; encoded by the coding sequence ATGACCAAGCTTCGACTGTCGCTGGCCTGCACGCAGACCGACCGCGCCGCGCCGCTGCTCGATGGCCGCATTGCCATTGAGGGCTGCGAGATCATCCCGCTGCCGGGCCAGACCCAGGACATCTTTCGCCGTACGCTCAGCGAGCAGGCGTTCGACATCGCCGAACTGTCGATGTCGAGCCACATCGTGCAGTGCGGCCGCGGCGTCCAGGACTATGTCGGCGTGCCCGTCTTCCTGTCGCGCGCCTTCCGCCACGCCTCGCTCTATATCCGCACCGATCGCGGCATCGCCTCGCCCGCCGACCTCGCCGGGCGGACCATCGGCATCGAACAGTTCCAGCAGACCGTCGGCCTCTGGCTGCGTGGCATTCTTGCCGACCAGTATGGCGTGCGCACCCAGGATGTGAACTGGCGCACCGGTGGACTGGATGCGCCCGGCGGCGGCGAGCGTCTCGCGCTCAGCCTGCCGCCCGACATAAGGCTCGAGCCGATCGCGAAGGGCGACACCCTGAACGCCATGCTGGCCGACGGCCGGCTCGATGCGGTGATCGCGACGCGCCCGCCCTCCTGCTTCATGGCCGGAAGCGCGAACGTGGCGCGGATGTTCCCGGATTATCGCGCCGCCGAGATCGACTATTTCAGGGCCTCCGGCATGTTCCCGATCATGCATGGCGTCGTGGTGCGCCGCAGCCTCGTCGACCAGAATCCCTGGCTGCCGGCCGAGGTGTTCCGCGCCTTCGCCAAGGCCAAGGCCTACGCGCTCAACGAGCTGACGCTGATGAACGTGGCGCGCGTCAGCCTTGCCTGGATCGCCGAAGACGCTGCCGCGACGCGCGCCATACTCGGCAAGCAGATGTGGGCCTATGGGCTGGAGGAGAGCCGGCACGAGCTTTCCGCCATGCTGCGCTACGCTGCCAATGACGGGCTCACCGCCGGCGAGATCGCGCCCGAGGCGCTGTTCCATCCCTCGACGCACAAGCTGCGCGACGAAGCCTGA
- a CDS encoding tripartite tricarboxylate transporter substrate binding protein, with protein MTMSRRLLIAAVSSVAMLGMLPAGAGAADYPTKPIRVVVPVPPGGPTDIIARLVAEGLQKKWGQPVVVENKPGASGIIANEDVAAAAADGHTVLVGNVSTNAINVAAYPDRKAAASLIPVTNLIQVPGVFVGNSTVPANSAKELIEGMRSGAIKSLKYGSPGIGTYPQLDALMLFKKEGVKATHIPYKGAAQILPALLANEIQVEFLNESTAIGQIKDGKLKPYAVTWTERLPELADVPTMTELGYAGIGTSAWHAMFVTGGTPQAVVDKLHGGVVEVLADPDIRQKTANQYLKLVPSKSAADFAGFVKAETAKWGTVLAENEIKLPGQ; from the coding sequence ATGACCATGTCACGCCGGCTGCTGATCGCGGCCGTGTCGTCCGTCGCCATGCTCGGCATGCTGCCGGCCGGCGCCGGGGCCGCCGACTATCCGACCAAGCCGATCCGCGTCGTGGTGCCGGTGCCGCCCGGCGGGCCGACCGACATCATCGCCCGCCTGGTCGCCGAAGGGTTGCAGAAGAAATGGGGCCAGCCGGTCGTCGTCGAGAACAAGCCCGGCGCCTCCGGCATCATCGCCAATGAGGATGTCGCCGCCGCCGCGGCGGACGGCCACACCGTGCTGGTCGGCAATGTCTCGACCAACGCCATTAATGTCGCCGCGTATCCCGACCGCAAGGCGGCGGCCAGCCTGATCCCGGTAACCAATCTGATCCAGGTGCCCGGCGTGTTCGTCGGCAATTCCACCGTGCCGGCAAACTCGGCGAAGGAGCTGATCGAGGGCATGCGCTCCGGCGCCATCAAGAGCCTCAAATACGGCTCGCCCGGCATCGGCACCTATCCGCAGCTCGACGCCCTGATGCTGTTCAAGAAGGAAGGGGTGAAGGCGACCCACATTCCCTACAAGGGCGCCGCGCAGATCCTGCCCGCCTTGCTGGCCAACGAGATCCAGGTCGAGTTCCTGAATGAATCGACCGCGATCGGCCAGATCAAGGACGGCAAGCTGAAGCCCTATGCCGTCACCTGGACCGAGCGGCTGCCGGAGCTTGCGGATGTGCCGACCATGACCGAGCTCGGCTATGCCGGCATCGGCACCTCGGCCTGGCACGCCATGTTCGTCACCGGCGGCACGCCGCAGGCGGTGGTCGACAAGCTGCATGGCGGCGTGGTCGAGGTGCTGGCCGATCCGGACATCAGGCAGAAGACCGCCAACCAGTATCTCAAGCTGGTGCCGAGCAAGTCGGCCGCCGATTTCGCCGGCTTCGTCAAGGCGGAGACGGCCAAGTGGGGCACGGTGCTCGCCGAGAACGAGATCAAGCTGCCGGGGCAGTAG
- a CDS encoding tripartite tricarboxylate transporter TctB family protein — protein sequence MLSRDYRDIVTGAVLTLAGLIYAGYAAMKYDTGTISEMGPGMFPLGLGLMLAGFGVVIALPALRRVGEPVEVEWRQAVAVVASIVVFGLLIRPFGLVPAVIALTLVATLGDDKLGLRGALLLAAGVTAMAALIFVVGLGMLIPLARWPL from the coding sequence ATGCTCTCGCGCGACTATCGCGACATCGTCACGGGAGCGGTGCTCACGCTCGCCGGGCTCATCTATGCCGGCTATGCAGCGATGAAGTACGACACCGGCACCATCAGCGAGATGGGCCCGGGCATGTTCCCGCTCGGGCTCGGCCTGATGCTGGCCGGGTTCGGCGTGGTGATCGCGCTGCCGGCGCTCAGGCGGGTCGGCGAGCCGGTTGAGGTCGAATGGCGGCAGGCGGTCGCCGTGGTTGCCAGCATCGTCGTCTTCGGCCTGCTGATCCGCCCGTTCGGCCTGGTGCCGGCGGTGATCGCGCTCACTTTGGTCGCCACGCTCGGCGACGACAAGCTCGGCCTGCGTGGCGCACTGCTGCTCGCCGCCGGAGTGACGGCGATGGCGGCGCTGATCTTCGTGGTCGGCCTCGGCATGCTGATCCCACTGGCGCGGTGGCCGCTATGA
- a CDS encoding tripartite tricarboxylate transporter permease — protein MMDVFATLSGNIGIGLATAFSPANLLYCFIGVFAGMLVGVLPGIGAVAAMSMLFPLTLNLAPTSALILLAGIWYGTAYGGSTAAILLNVPGSTSSAVACLDGYPMAKQGRAGIALMMTTVGSFFGGSVGILLMMLFSPVIVGYAMEFTSAEYFALMTLGLVAASTVAGESVVKSLAMVVLGIMFGTVGIDVYTGGERFTFGQASLYDGISIAALAMGLFGVSEVITSIRAVHGADIRSKSITLRSMIPGRDDVRRSMMPMVRGTAIGSFFGALPGTGPAIAAFLSYAVEKRVAREPERFGKGAIEGVVAPETANNAADQTAFIPTMTLGIPGSATMAIMLGALMIQGITPGPKLMSEHPDIFWGLVMSFWIGNLILVVLNIPLIGLWVRILTVPYQLLYPAILMFVCIGVYTVNTNTFDVWMVVLFGVLGYAMRIADLPAAPVLLGFVLGPMMEEHFRRTMLVADGDFLALFHRPVSGVVLGLTIAILAWGLWNTLRLHRARPASP, from the coding sequence ATGATGGACGTATTCGCGACGCTCAGCGGCAATATCGGTATCGGGCTCGCCACCGCCTTCAGCCCGGCAAACCTGCTCTACTGCTTCATCGGCGTGTTCGCCGGCATGCTGGTCGGCGTGCTGCCCGGCATCGGCGCGGTGGCGGCGATGTCGATGCTGTTCCCGCTGACCCTCAACCTGGCGCCGACCTCGGCGCTGATCCTGCTCGCCGGCATCTGGTACGGCACCGCCTATGGCGGCTCGACCGCGGCGATCCTGCTCAATGTGCCGGGCTCAACCTCCTCGGCGGTGGCCTGCCTCGACGGCTATCCGATGGCCAAGCAAGGCCGCGCCGGCATCGCACTGATGATGACGACGGTCGGCTCCTTTTTCGGCGGTAGCGTCGGCATCCTGTTGATGATGCTGTTCTCGCCGGTGATCGTCGGCTACGCGATGGAATTCACCTCGGCCGAGTATTTCGCGCTGATGACGCTCGGCCTCGTCGCCGCCTCCACAGTGGCCGGCGAATCGGTGGTGAAGAGCCTTGCCATGGTGGTGCTCGGCATCATGTTCGGCACGGTCGGCATCGACGTCTATACCGGCGGCGAGCGCTTCACCTTCGGCCAAGCGAGCCTTTATGACGGCATCAGCATCGCGGCATTGGCGATGGGGCTGTTCGGCGTCTCCGAAGTCATCACCAGCATCCGCGCCGTGCACGGCGCGGATATCCGCAGCAAGTCGATCACGCTGCGCTCCATGATCCCCGGCCGGGACGACGTGAGGCGCTCGATGATGCCGATGGTGCGCGGCACCGCCATCGGCTCCTTCTTCGGCGCGCTGCCCGGCACCGGACCGGCGATCGCGGCGTTCCTGTCCTATGCGGTGGAGAAACGGGTGGCGCGCGAGCCGGAGCGCTTCGGCAAGGGCGCGATCGAGGGCGTGGTGGCCCCGGAGACCGCGAACAATGCCGCGGACCAGACCGCCTTCATCCCCACCATGACCCTCGGCATTCCCGGCAGCGCCACCATGGCGATCATGCTCGGGGCGCTGATGATCCAGGGCATCACGCCGGGCCCGAAGCTGATGAGCGAGCACCCAGACATTTTCTGGGGGCTGGTGATGAGCTTCTGGATCGGCAATCTCATACTGGTGGTGCTGAACATCCCGCTGATCGGGCTGTGGGTGCGCATCCTCACCGTGCCGTACCAGCTGCTCTATCCGGCGATCCTGATGTTCGTGTGCATCGGCGTCTACACCGTCAACACCAATACCTTCGACGTGTGGATGGTCGTGCTGTTCGGCGTGCTCGGCTATGCGATGCGCATCGCCGATTTGCCGGCGGCGCCGGTGCTGCTCGGCTTCGTGCTGGGGCCGATGATGGAGGAGCATTTCCGCCGCACCATGCTGGTGGCCGACGGCGATTTCCTGGCGCTGTTCCACCGCCCGGTCAGCGGCGTGGTGCTGGGACTGACGATCGCGATCCTCGCCTGGGGGCTGTGGAACACGCTGCGCCTGCACCGGGCGCGTCCCGCGTCACCATAA
- a CDS encoding DUF1993 domain-containing protein: MSLSIHDVSVPVFVRAFGNLSAILDKAVEHAKANGLDEAELVNARLAPDMLTLAGQIQRASDSAKGAGARLSAGDNPSFPDTEATFPELQARITKTIDYLNGLPTAAFDGARDVTIPIRRQPVTMSGQAYLLTFALPNFFFHVTTAYDILRHKGVGVGKMDYLGNF; encoded by the coding sequence TTGTCCCTCTCCATCCACGACGTCTCGGTCCCGGTCTTCGTCCGGGCCTTCGGCAATCTGTCGGCCATCCTCGACAAGGCGGTCGAGCACGCCAAGGCGAACGGCCTCGACGAGGCTGAACTCGTCAATGCGCGGCTCGCGCCGGATATGCTGACGCTGGCCGGCCAGATCCAGCGCGCCAGCGATTCCGCCAAGGGCGCCGGAGCGCGCCTTTCTGCTGGCGACAATCCGAGCTTCCCCGACACCGAGGCGACCTTCCCGGAATTGCAGGCGCGCATCACCAAGACCATCGATTATCTTAATGGCCTGCCGACGGCGGCGTTCGACGGCGCGCGCGACGTGACGATCCCGATCCGCCGCCAGCCGGTGACGATGAGCGGGCAGGCCTATCTGCTCACCTTCGCGCTGCCGAACTTCTTCTTCCACGTCACCACCGCCTACGACATCCTGCGCCACAAGGGCGTCGGCGTCGGCAAGATGGATTATCTCGGCAATTTCTGA
- a CDS encoding damage-inducible mutagenesis protein has product MSGHAPLLAELRERIAHLDGSGVRVRPGLPFGVEAIDRHLPGGGLLRGALHEVSGAGEDFTYGAAAALFIAGVLARLDGPVLWCLRRRDLFAPGLANAGLDPDRVIYAEAGDAKNVLLAMEEGLRHAPLAGVVGEIDRIGLTASRRLNLAAEESGVLAFALKRGWRHGDVEREEPSAAHTRWRVGAMPSRALEVPGLGRALWRLELTRCRNGEAAQWLVEACDEQGRIALADVGAARSAPATPAPAPVAVPAELSDRPAARPSPIRRAAGGGAVRHRRA; this is encoded by the coding sequence ATGTCCGGCCACGCCCCATTATTGGCCGAACTGCGGGAGCGCATCGCGCATCTCGACGGCAGCGGCGTGCGGGTGCGGCCAGGCCTGCCCTTCGGCGTGGAAGCGATCGACCGGCATTTGCCGGGCGGTGGGCTGCTGCGCGGCGCGCTGCACGAGGTGAGCGGGGCAGGCGAGGATTTCACCTATGGCGCCGCGGCGGCGCTGTTCATCGCCGGAGTGCTGGCGCGGCTCGACGGTCCGGTGCTGTGGTGCCTGCGCCGCCGTGATCTGTTTGCGCCGGGGCTCGCCAATGCCGGGCTTGATCCGGACCGTGTCATCTATGCCGAGGCGGGCGACGCCAAGAACGTGCTGCTGGCCATGGAGGAGGGGCTGCGCCATGCGCCGCTCGCCGGCGTGGTCGGCGAGATCGACCGCATCGGACTCACCGCATCGCGCCGGCTCAATCTGGCGGCGGAGGAATCCGGCGTTCTGGCCTTCGCGCTGAAGCGCGGCTGGCGCCATGGCGACGTGGAGCGCGAGGAGCCGAGCGCCGCGCATACGCGCTGGCGGGTCGGTGCCATGCCGTCCCGCGCGCTTGAGGTGCCGGGGCTCGGACGCGCGCTCTGGCGACTGGAGCTTACCCGTTGCCGCAATGGCGAAGCCGCGCAATGGCTTGTGGAGGCGTGCGATGAACAAGGCCGTATCGCATTGGCAGACGTCGGGGCGGCAAGATCGGCACCGGCAACCCCCGCGCCGGCTCCTGTCGCTGTTCCTGCCGAGCTTTCCGACCGACCGGCTGCGCGCCCTTCGCCAATCCGGCGTGCCGCCGGTGGGGGTGCCGTTCGTCACCGCCGGGCGTGA
- a CDS encoding DNA polymerase Y family protein yields MPFVTAGRDGSRRILCAVDAAARKAGLHVGMPVAEAQALLPGLALIEAEPERDREMLDALAIEILRRTSPMVALDAPDGLWIDTTGCDHLFGGEAAMLADLRHCLHTAGYACRVALTGTTGAAHALARFGRSAVTIIPPGGEGVAVSALPLAALRLPEDTVAGLRRLGFDTIGQLATVPRAPLVRRFGMEVTRRLDQVSGAAAEPLDPIEPPDMPRVKLGFIEPIGTPEHLARAIADLADMLCVRLGEEGLGARRLDLVFARVDGRTEIIRAGTAAPNREPRHLVRLLIERLSTVDPGFGVETMTLSAPLAEPLDTRQIAAGFADAAGGDIALLVDTLANRLGAHRLYRAAPVESDLPERAVRTVAPLAPTLRAGWPAELPRPVRLFDPPEEVRTLAKMPDHPPRFFIWRGQRHDITHADGPERVFGEWWRREAETTAVRDYFAVEDEAGARFWLFRDGDGSDRETGSYRWFLHGLFT; encoded by the coding sequence GTGCCGTTCGTCACCGCCGGGCGTGACGGCTCGCGGCGCATCCTGTGCGCGGTCGATGCCGCGGCACGCAAGGCCGGGCTCCATGTCGGCATGCCGGTGGCGGAGGCACAGGCCCTGCTACCCGGCCTCGCGCTCATCGAGGCCGAGCCGGAACGCGACCGGGAAATGCTCGACGCGCTCGCTATCGAGATCCTGCGTCGCACCAGCCCGATGGTGGCGCTCGATGCGCCGGACGGCCTGTGGATCGACACCACCGGCTGCGATCATCTGTTCGGCGGCGAGGCAGCCATGCTGGCCGATCTGCGCCATTGCCTGCACACCGCAGGCTATGCCTGCCGGGTCGCGCTAACTGGGACCACTGGCGCCGCTCATGCGCTGGCCCGCTTCGGCCGGAGTGCTGTCACCATAATCCCGCCCGGCGGAGAGGGGGTGGCGGTGAGCGCGCTGCCGCTGGCGGCGCTGCGGCTTCCCGAAGATACGGTCGCCGGGCTCCGGCGGCTGGGTTTCGACACCATCGGCCAGCTCGCCACGGTGCCGCGCGCGCCGCTGGTGCGGCGCTTCGGCATGGAGGTCACCCGCCGGCTCGATCAGGTCTCCGGCGCGGCGGCCGAACCGCTCGATCCGATCGAGCCGCCGGACATGCCACGGGTGAAGCTCGGCTTCATCGAGCCGATCGGCACGCCGGAGCATCTGGCGCGCGCCATTGCCGACCTTGCCGACATGCTGTGCGTGCGCCTGGGTGAAGAGGGGCTCGGGGCGCGGCGGCTCGACCTTGTCTTTGCCCGCGTCGACGGCCGCACCGAGATCATCCGCGCCGGCACCGCGGCGCCGAACCGCGAGCCGCGGCATCTGGTGCGGCTGCTCATCGAGCGGCTGTCGACTGTCGATCCCGGTTTCGGCGTCGAGACCATGACGCTCTCCGCGCCATTGGCAGAACCGCTCGACACCAGGCAGATCGCAGCCGGCTTTGCCGACGCGGCAGGCGGCGATATCGCGCTGCTGGTCGACACGCTGGCCAACCGGCTCGGCGCGCACCGGCTCTATCGCGCCGCGCCGGTAGAGAGCGACCTGCCCGAGCGCGCGGTACGCACCGTGGCGCCGCTCGCGCCGACGCTCAGGGCGGGCTGGCCGGCCGAGCTGCCGCGTCCGGTGCGCCTGTTTGATCCGCCGGAGGAGGTGCGGACGCTGGCGAAAATGCCGGACCACCCACCCAGGTTTTTCATCTGGCGCGGCCAGCGCCATGACATCACCCACGCCGACGGGCCGGAGCGAGTGTTCGGAGAATGGTGGCGGCGCGAGGCCGAGACCACCGCGGTGCGCGATTATTTTGCCGTGGAGGACGAGGCCGGCGCCCGCTTCTGGCTGTTCCGCGATGGCGACGGCAGCGACCGCGAGACCGGCTCCTATCGCTGGTTCCTGCATGGGTTGTTCACATGA